A stretch of the Planktothricoides raciborskii GIHE-MW2 genome encodes the following:
- the dprA gene encoding DNA-processing protein DprA, which translates to MPEQMQERIFWVAWSQISGVGPVTLHRLNQKFGSLAVAWQAPPTALSEVEGLGHKIIASIMEQRSRIYPNTLYQQHCQKNPHFWTPVDPDYPRLLLQIPNPPPLLYYRGTIDRDENLGNRPVIGIVGTRNPSDYGKRWTQRIATLLAKCGFTIASGMAKGIDTEAHHACLAAGGRTLAVFGTGVDVVYPAENRSLYQQILAQGLALSEYPRGTTPNARHFPQRNRIIAGLSRALLVMEAPERSGALITAHQANEFCRDVYVLPGRIDDYNSQGCLKLLKNGAEMILSEAELLKMLGAMPPLNQGQQSQQLSLFSDSVTRNIQKSDRAIASRDPTPSPTVPSMTPAINLEPNLKQVFQVIPSEAIAFDLIVEQARMNAGEVSSALLQLELLGLVSQLPGMRYQRD; encoded by the coding sequence ATGCCAGAACAGATGCAAGAACGGATATTTTGGGTGGCTTGGTCACAAATTTCTGGGGTCGGCCCGGTGACACTCCATCGTTTAAATCAAAAGTTTGGCAGTTTAGCCGTCGCGTGGCAAGCGCCACCAACTGCCTTAAGTGAGGTAGAAGGATTGGGTCACAAAATTATCGCCAGCATCATGGAACAGCGATCGCGGATCTATCCCAACACCCTGTATCAGCAGCATTGCCAAAAAAATCCCCACTTTTGGACGCCGGTTGACCCGGACTATCCCCGTTTGCTATTGCAAATTCCCAACCCCCCGCCCCTGCTTTATTATCGAGGCACCATCGACCGAGACGAAAATCTGGGCAACCGCCCAGTGATTGGCATCGTCGGCACCCGCAATCCCTCGGACTATGGCAAACGTTGGACTCAGCGCATTGCCACCTTGCTGGCCAAATGTGGCTTTACCATTGCCTCTGGTATGGCTAAAGGTATTGATACAGAAGCCCATCATGCCTGTTTAGCTGCCGGAGGACGCACTCTGGCGGTCTTTGGCACCGGGGTTGATGTGGTCTATCCCGCAGAAAATCGCAGCCTTTACCAACAAATTCTGGCGCAAGGGCTGGCATTGAGTGAATACCCCAGGGGCACTACCCCCAACGCCCGCCACTTTCCTCAGCGGAATCGCATTATTGCTGGACTCAGCCGTGCTTTATTAGTCATGGAGGCGCCGGAACGATCGGGGGCATTAATTACCGCGCATCAAGCCAATGAATTTTGCCGCGATGTTTATGTGTTGCCCGGTCGGATCGATGACTATAACTCTCAGGGTTGTTTAAAACTTTTGAAAAATGGGGCGGAGATGATTCTCAGTGAAGCGGAGTTATTGAAGATGCTCGGTGCCATGCCCCCCCTGAATCAAGGGCAACAGTCTCAACAGTTGTCCCTATTTTCTGATTCGGTAACCAGAAATATTCAAAAAAGCGATCGCGCCATTGCGTCCAGGGATCCCACCCCATCCCCTACCGTACCCAGCATGACCCCAGCCATCAACCTGGAACCTAATTTAAAACAAGTATTTCAGGTCATCCCCTCAGAGGCGATCGCGTTTGATCTGATTGTGGAACAAGCTCGGATGAATGCCGGGGAAGTTTCCAGCGCCTTGTTGCAGTTGGAATTATTGGGTCTAGTATCCCAGTTACCCGGAATGCGCTACCAACGTGACTAA
- a CDS encoding universal stress protein — MFRKILVSTNFTDGLHRLGQFLPSLAAGGVEQIVFLHCVPFWSKGQIPREDTEQIKKAQDRLSFITENIPNGMEVAVEIKSGLPIDHILKVAQTYKSDVVVVGTEPKTLLSDQLFGATIIDLSARIKVPLITFPTPLLYALTAEELDLRCRHLLRYVGIPYDDTDVSPQLVAEFKRYAAQRPANSLERCMLIWIIDAGILREVPKDSLLKEAQAKLGAIKTELAGLNLEVDIEVRLGEPVPDILEIAAMSDICAIAVAGKNLGGSWDWVRNFRRDLLRGSSQPLIFFPLRS; from the coding sequence ATGTTTAGAAAAATTTTGGTTTCTACAAATTTTACAGACGGTTTACATCGTCTAGGTCAATTTTTGCCGAGTTTGGCCGCCGGTGGAGTCGAGCAAATCGTATTTCTGCATTGTGTTCCCTTTTGGTCAAAAGGTCAGATTCCTCGGGAAGATACAGAGCAAATTAAGAAAGCACAAGATCGCTTGTCTTTCATTACTGAAAATATCCCCAATGGGATGGAAGTGGCGGTAGAAATTAAATCCGGTTTACCCATAGATCATATTCTCAAAGTTGCTCAAACTTATAAAAGTGACGTAGTTGTTGTGGGTACGGAACCGAAAACTTTACTGAGTGACCAACTGTTTGGTGCGACTATTATTGATTTATCGGCTCGGATTAAGGTTCCCCTGATCACTTTTCCTACTCCTTTGTTATATGCCTTGACTGCGGAAGAATTGGATTTACGTTGTCGGCACTTATTGCGCTATGTGGGAATTCCTTATGATGATACGGATGTTTCCCCGCAATTGGTGGCAGAATTTAAACGCTATGCGGCACAACGTCCCGCTAATTCTCTGGAACGTTGTATGCTGATTTGGATTATTGATGCCGGTATTCTGCGCGAGGTGCCGAAAGATTCTTTGCTCAAAGAAGCTCAGGCAAAATTAGGGGCAATCAAAACCGAGTTGGCAGGGTTGAATTTAGAAGTGGATATCGAGGTGCGCTTGGGAGAACCTGTTCCCGATATCTTGGAAATCGCCGCCATGAGTGATATTTGTGCGATCGCCGTGGCGGGTAAAAATTTAGGCGGTTCTTGGGATTGGGTTCGCAATTTCCGGCGCGATCTGCTGCGAGGCAGCAGTCAACCTCTGATCTTTTTCCCCTTACGCTCTTAG
- a CDS encoding Stp1/IreP family PP2C-type Ser/Thr phosphatase, with product MKRYFAGLTDTGVVRSVNQDDYYMDEPEGRFFIVADGMGGHAGGQEASRIAVQTIKNYLQNQWHSDKSSAEILNQAFRLANETIVQEQQRHPALNDMGTTAVAVIFRDDQPWCAHVGDSRLYRLRGSKLQQITDDHTWVARAIQAGHLTAEQGRSHPMRHVLERCIGRPDLPEVTVNPFEVQTGDRLLLCSDGLTEELSDAAIANNLKSIRAGEKAATTLVDAAKEKGGRDNITVVIITIA from the coding sequence ATGAAACGCTATTTTGCGGGTCTAACGGATACAGGAGTCGTTCGTTCGGTTAATCAAGATGATTATTATATGGACGAACCGGAGGGACGATTTTTTATCGTCGCCGATGGCATGGGAGGTCATGCGGGAGGTCAAGAAGCATCTCGAATTGCGGTGCAAACGATCAAAAATTATTTACAAAATCAGTGGCATTCCGATAAGAGTTCCGCTGAAATTCTCAATCAAGCTTTTCGCCTCGCGAATGAGACAATTGTTCAGGAGCAACAGCGACATCCCGCATTGAATGATATGGGAACGACCGCTGTGGCGGTGATTTTTCGCGATGACCAGCCCTGGTGCGCTCATGTGGGGGACTCTCGTTTATATCGTCTACGCGGGTCAAAATTGCAGCAAATTACCGACGATCATACCTGGGTGGCGCGGGCAATTCAGGCTGGTCATTTAACTGCCGAACAAGGGCGAAGTCATCCGATGCGTCATGTTTTGGAGCGATGTATTGGTCGCCCGGATCTCCCGGAAGTGACGGTGAATCCGTTTGAGGTGCAAACCGGCGATCGCCTCCTGCTTTGTTCTGATGGCCTGACGGAAGAATTATCCGATGCCGCGATCGCCAATAACCTGAAATCAATTAGAGCCGGGGAAAAAGCGGCGACCACTTTGGTAGACGCCGCCAAAGAAAAAGGTGGACGAGACAATATTACCGTGGTGATTATCACGATTGCTTAA
- a CDS encoding AarF/ABC1/UbiB kinase family protein, whose product MTHSSEKKTYRWSRPNYSRFQRRIHIWSCVFRFTTELWLNSKPWSYPNGYTEEAKGARRRKQAIWVRETFLDLGPTFIKLGQLFSTRSDLFPSEYVEELSKLQDKVPAFSYEQVKQIIQEEFGRSVDELFRSFDPVPLAAASLGQVHKAQLMNGEEVVVKVQRLGLQKLFGIDLAIAKTIAQYFKNHPRWGKGRDWLGIYDECYKILYEEIDYLNEGRNADTFRRNFRGVNWVKVPRVYWRYASPRVLTLEYIPGIKISHYEAIEAAGLDRRTLANLGAEAYLRQLLNHGFFHADPHPGNIAVSPDGALIFYDFGMMGSIRRDIREGLLDLFFGIAQKNADKVVTSLIELGALAPMEDPGPVRRSIQYILDNLMDQPFEEQSVTQISDDLYEIAYDQPFRFPATFTFVMRAFSTLEGVGKGLDPEFNFMEVAKPFALQIMSNGNGLDQSSFLDQLGRQAAEVSSTAFGLPGRIEDTIEKLDRGDIRLRIRSTETDRVIRRLGSIQMGTNLALLVSAFTLSATILLVNNWLWLAGAIALVAVLLAGSLIRLLMGLERMDKML is encoded by the coding sequence ATTACCCACTCTTCTGAGAAGAAAACTTACCGTTGGAGTCGGCCAAACTATTCTCGCTTTCAGCGCCGAATTCATATTTGGAGTTGTGTGTTCAGGTTTACCACTGAACTGTGGCTAAATAGCAAACCTTGGAGCTACCCAAACGGATATACCGAAGAAGCGAAAGGGGCGAGACGTCGTAAGCAAGCGATCTGGGTGCGGGAAACTTTCTTGGATCTTGGCCCAACGTTTATTAAACTGGGACAGCTATTTTCTACCCGGTCCGATCTGTTTCCTTCGGAATATGTAGAAGAACTGTCTAAGCTGCAAGATAAGGTGCCTGCCTTTAGTTATGAGCAGGTGAAACAAATTATTCAAGAAGAATTTGGCCGCAGTGTGGATGAATTGTTCCGCAGCTTTGACCCAGTTCCTTTGGCGGCAGCCAGTTTGGGACAAGTTCATAAAGCGCAGCTAATGAACGGGGAAGAAGTAGTGGTCAAGGTGCAGCGCCTGGGCTTACAAAAACTCTTCGGCATTGATTTGGCGATCGCCAAAACCATCGCTCAATACTTTAAAAATCATCCCCGTTGGGGTAAAGGTCGAGATTGGTTGGGCATTTATGATGAATGCTACAAAATTCTCTACGAAGAAATTGATTACCTCAACGAAGGGCGGAACGCGGATACCTTTCGGCGGAATTTTCGCGGGGTAAATTGGGTGAAAGTCCCCCGGGTTTATTGGCGCTATGCTTCCCCCAGGGTCTTGACCCTAGAATATATTCCCGGAATTAAAATAAGTCATTACGAAGCGATCGAAGCCGCTGGACTGGATCGGAGAACTTTGGCCAACCTGGGGGCGGAAGCTTATTTACGTCAACTGCTCAATCATGGGTTTTTCCACGCCGACCCTCACCCAGGCAATATTGCTGTCAGCCCTGATGGTGCTTTGATCTTTTACGATTTTGGCATGATGGGGTCTATCCGCAGAGATATTCGGGAAGGACTGCTGGATCTGTTTTTTGGCATTGCCCAAAAAAATGCCGATAAAGTGGTGACTTCTTTGATAGAATTAGGTGCCCTAGCACCGATGGAAGACCCAGGCCCGGTACGGCGTTCGATCCAATACATTCTAGATAATTTAATGGATCAACCGTTTGAGGAGCAGTCGGTGACACAGATTAGCGATGATTTATATGAAATCGCTTATGACCAGCCGTTTCGCTTCCCAGCCACCTTTACTTTTGTCATGCGAGCCTTTTCTACCTTAGAAGGGGTCGGCAAAGGTCTCGATCCAGAGTTTAATTTTATGGAGGTAGCAAAACCCTTTGCTCTACAGATTATGAGTAATGGCAATGGACTGGATCAATCTAGCTTTTTAGATCAACTAGGTCGCCAAGCAGCGGAAGTCAGTAGTACCGCCTTCGGTTTACCAGGTCGGATTGAGGATACCATTGAAAAATTAGATCGCGGTGACATCCGTTTGCGGATTCGCTCCACGGAAACCGACCGAGTAATCCGACGCCTAGGTAGTATTCAAATGGGTACGAATTTGGCTTTGCTGGTGAGCGCTTTTACCCTATCGGCAACGATCTTATTGGTGAATAATTGGCTATGGTTGGCCGGTGCGATCGCCCTGGTCGCAGTTTTACTGGCAGGTAGCTTAATTCGCCTATTAATGGGATTGGAGCGAATGGATAAAATGCTTTAA
- a CDS encoding DUF6825 family protein: MNPLVNAFFVGRALAEVVNQTISKTITNALSELGKFDAEQRENLRKFTEEVMERAKRDAEAVSLESTGSGSGANGSESEDLQATIDELRAEIAQVRAELQRYRSNSRA; this comes from the coding sequence ATGAATCCTCTTGTTAATGCTTTCTTTGTAGGCCGAGCCCTGGCAGAAGTTGTCAATCAGACGATTTCGAAAACCATTACGAATGCCTTAAGCGAACTGGGTAAGTTTGATGCAGAACAACGGGAAAACTTACGCAAGTTTACCGAAGAAGTGATGGAACGAGCCAAGCGAGACGCCGAAGCGGTTAGCTTAGAAAGTACCGGATCGGGCAGCGGGGCGAATGGGTCAGAATCAGAAGATTTACAAGCCACCATTGACGAATTACGAGCAGAAATTGCCCAGGTCAGAGCAGAATTGCAACGTTATCGTAGCAATTCTCGTGCTTGA
- a CDS encoding DNA cytosine methyltransferase: MSFTSPFTQPFAHNLSGHRHRTRPIAVDLFAGVGGFSLGIEQAGFDVVAALDIDPVHAAVYSYNFPHTTVLCADATKVSAKAIENAAIRGWISHPVEIYRHRPVKPWQGEIDLVIGGPPAEGFSQTNKRELQDERNDLVFEFSRLVRELQPRYFVMENVTNLLDAPYDDLRKKLLEDLAAGGYHITQPVQEINARNFGVPQDRSRLFILGTRIGYPLLEYPEFSANDPDAIQVTVGDAIADLPNVDRWHKLLGTDELLLTPEQLLECEQRSSQYARSLRGLIPDPHNLGYPRQWNPQMLTGAMRTVHTEASAKRFATTPMGKVEPQSRLRRLDINHVCPPLRAGTGNDRGRHTSPRPIHPKHPRVISVREAARLHSFPDWFRFHATKWHGFRQVGNALPPLLARAIGAKVVQNLELHPLTLPPDSPALELGDLRLLWMSPSEASDYWQKIN, encoded by the coding sequence GTGTCATTTACTTCCCCATTTACTCAACCATTTGCTCACAATCTGTCCGGGCATCGGCATCGAACCCGACCGATCGCCGTGGATTTATTTGCCGGAGTTGGCGGATTTTCTCTGGGCATTGAACAAGCCGGATTTGACGTGGTAGCCGCCTTAGACATTGATCCCGTCCATGCAGCGGTCTATTCTTATAACTTTCCTCACACCACAGTTCTCTGTGCCGATGCGACCAAAGTTTCGGCAAAAGCAATTGAAAATGCGGCAATTAGGGGATGGATTTCTCATCCAGTGGAAATCTACCGTCACCGTCCGGTAAAACCGTGGCAGGGTGAAATTGACTTAGTGATTGGGGGGCCGCCAGCAGAGGGATTTTCTCAAACTAATAAGCGGGAATTACAAGACGAGCGAAATGATTTGGTCTTTGAGTTTAGTCGCTTAGTTCGCGAACTGCAACCGCGCTATTTTGTCATGGAAAATGTGACGAACTTATTGGATGCGCCTTACGATGACTTAAGAAAAAAATTATTAGAGGATTTAGCCGCTGGAGGTTATCACATTACCCAGCCGGTTCAAGAGATTAACGCTCGTAACTTTGGGGTGCCCCAAGACCGTAGCCGCTTATTTATCCTTGGCACCCGCATTGGTTATCCGTTGCTAGAATATCCTGAATTTTCTGCTAATGACCCAGACGCGATTCAAGTCACCGTCGGGGATGCGATCGCCGACCTGCCCAATGTCGATCGCTGGCATAAATTACTGGGAACCGATGAACTTCTCCTGACTCCAGAACAGTTGCTTGAATGCGAACAGCGCAGTTCCCAATATGCGCGATCGCTCCGAGGATTAATCCCCGACCCCCACAACTTGGGCTATCCCCGACAGTGGAATCCGCAAATGCTCACCGGCGCCATGCGTACCGTTCACACCGAAGCCTCAGCCAAGAGGTTCGCCACCACACCGATGGGCAAAGTTGAACCCCAAAGTCGGCTCCGTCGCCTCGATATCAATCATGTTTGTCCCCCCTTACGGGCGGGAACCGGCAACGATCGCGGGCGCCACACCTCTCCCCGACCAATTCATCCCAAGCATCCCCGGGTCATCTCCGTTAGAGAAGCCGCTCGCTTACATTCATTTCCCGACTGGTTTCGCTTCCACGCCACCAAATGGCATGGCTTTCGTCAAGTCGGCAATGCCCTACCCCCCTTATTGGCACGGGCGATCGGCGCCAAAGTCGTCCAAAACTTAGAATTACATCCCCTCACCCTACCCCCTGACTCTCCTGCTTTAGAATTAGGCGATCTGCGCTTACTCTGGATGAGTCCGTCAGAAGCCAGTGATTATTGGCAAAAAATTAATTAA
- the lpxB gene encoding lipid-A-disaccharide synthase, with translation MKPKPENEASITAKKNRSKRIFISTGEVSGDLQGSLLIEALNRQFLAPGKDLEVKDLESKDLESKDLESKDLEIFALGGDRMAAAGATIWANTTAIGSVGILESLPYILPTLKLQAKIYQYLQQNTPDLVILIDYVGPNLRLGNYIRRHFPQVPIVYYIAPQEWVWSFNHKNTSEIVSICDRLIAIFPEEARYYQAKGAHVTWVGHPLIDQIQGAANREQARAALGINSSQPVIALLPASRRQEIKYLLPVMLAGARAIQEHLPNVQFVIPVSNQIYRQDIEKAIALFKLPAKILTGENNHLGIAAADLAITKSGTVNLEIALLNVPQVVIYRLNPISAWILAKLLKFSIPFMSPVNLVLMKSIVPELLQDQVTPANIVRESLPLLQNTPKRQQILQDYQTMRQALGEIGACDRAAQSILAILAQV, from the coding sequence ATGAAACCGAAACCAGAAAATGAAGCCAGCATAACTGCGAAAAAGAACCGATCCAAGCGCATTTTTATTAGCACTGGGGAAGTGTCCGGTGATTTGCAAGGTTCTTTACTCATTGAGGCATTAAACCGTCAATTTTTAGCCCCAGGCAAAGATTTAGAAGTTAAAGATTTAGAATCTAAAGATTTAGAATCTAAAGATTTAGAATCTAAAGATTTAGAAATTTTTGCCCTGGGGGGCGATCGCATGGCCGCAGCCGGGGCAACTATTTGGGCGAATACAACCGCCATTGGTTCTGTAGGCATTCTGGAATCTTTGCCTTATATTTTGCCCACCCTAAAACTGCAAGCAAAAATCTACCAATATCTGCAACAAAATACCCCGGATTTAGTGATTTTGATTGATTATGTCGGGCCAAATTTAAGGCTGGGTAATTATATTCGGCGGCATTTTCCCCAAGTGCCGATTGTTTATTATATTGCCCCCCAGGAATGGGTGTGGTCTTTTAATCACAAAAATACCAGCGAAATTGTTAGCATTTGCGATCGCCTCATCGCGATTTTTCCCGAAGAAGCTCGTTATTATCAAGCAAAAGGCGCCCATGTCACCTGGGTGGGTCATCCCTTAATTGACCAGATACAAGGGGCAGCCAACCGGGAACAAGCCCGCGCCGCTTTAGGGATTAATTCTTCCCAGCCAGTGATTGCCTTATTACCCGCTTCGCGACGGCAAGAAATTAAATATTTATTGCCAGTGATGTTGGCCGGGGCTCGGGCTATTCAAGAGCATTTACCCAACGTGCAATTTGTGATTCCTGTGTCCAACCAAATTTATCGCCAAGATATCGAAAAAGCGATCGCTTTATTTAAATTACCAGCCAAAATCTTGACAGGGGAAAACAATCACCTAGGCATCGCTGCCGCAGATTTGGCCATTACCAAATCAGGCACCGTCAACCTAGAAATTGCCTTGTTAAATGTCCCTCAAGTGGTGATTTATCGCCTCAACCCGATTAGCGCCTGGATTTTGGCCAAGCTGCTCAAATTCTCAATTCCGTTTATGTCTCCGGTAAATTTAGTTTTAATGAAATCAATTGTGCCGGAGTTACTTCAAGATCAAGTCACTCCCGCCAATATTGTCCGTGAATCTTTACCATTGCTTCAAAATACCCCCAAACGGCAACAAATCCTCCAGGATTATCAAACAATGCGTCAAGCCCTAGGAGAAATTGGCGCGTGCGATCGCGCTGCCCAATCAATTTTGGCAATTTTAGCCCAGGTTTAG
- the lpxA gene encoding acyl-ACP--UDP-N-acetylglucosamine O-acyltransferase, whose translation MIHTTASIHPEAELDPTVEVGPFCVIGKNVKIGKNTKIYSHVVIDGHTEIGEDNRIFPGAAIGTEPQDLKYKGAISFTKIGNGNTIREYVTINRATGEGESTTIGDHNLLMAYAHVAHNCAIENHVVMANSVNMAGHVHIESRAVIGGVTGIHQFVHIGQLAMIAGCSRIINDIPPYMLVEGSPSRVRVLNTVGLKRAGISAEESQSLKKAFRILYRSGLSLKEALEQLNLIPENPYLTHLSDFITQSLTEDRRGLTPGKFENKIKNI comes from the coding sequence ATGATTCATACAACAGCAAGTATTCACCCGGAAGCCGAGTTAGATCCAACGGTAGAAGTTGGCCCGTTTTGTGTGATTGGGAAAAACGTAAAAATTGGCAAAAACACCAAAATTTATAGCCATGTGGTGATTGATGGCCATACAGAAATTGGCGAAGACAATCGGATTTTTCCCGGTGCCGCGATCGGCACCGAACCTCAAGATTTAAAATATAAAGGAGCGATCAGTTTTACCAAGATTGGCAATGGCAATACGATCAGAGAATATGTGACAATTAATCGAGCCACAGGGGAGGGAGAAAGCACAACCATTGGCGATCATAACCTGCTGATGGCTTATGCCCATGTAGCCCATAATTGCGCGATCGAAAACCATGTAGTCATGGCCAATTCGGTGAATATGGCTGGTCATGTTCACATTGAATCACGAGCGGTGATTGGTGGGGTGACAGGAATTCATCAGTTTGTGCATATTGGCCAACTGGCTATGATTGCCGGATGCAGTCGCATTATCAATGATATTCCTCCTTATATGTTAGTAGAAGGATCGCCATCGCGAGTTCGCGTCCTGAATACCGTGGGGCTGAAACGGGCAGGAATTAGCGCGGAAGAAAGTCAATCTTTGAAAAAAGCTTTTCGGATTTTGTATCGCTCTGGATTGTCTTTAAAAGAGGCATTAGAACAGTTAAATTTAATTCCAGAAAATCCATATTTAACCCATTTATCTGACTTTATCACCCAGTCATTAACAGAGGATAGACGCGGACTGACTCCTGGAAAGTTTGAGAATAAGATTAAAAATATTTAA
- the fabZ gene encoding 3-hydroxyacyl-ACP dehydratase FabZ has protein sequence MSKTIEQQTTARETTDLGEKKLSEDIARETVCFNVEEIHKLLPHRYPFALVDRIIQYVPGELAVGMKNVTFNEPHFQGHFPGKPIMPGVLIVEAMAQVGGIVLSQHPELPHGKIWLFAGIDEVRFRRPVVPGDQLKMTTKLLVVKRKRVAKMEAIALVDGQKVCEGTLMFSLAD, from the coding sequence ATGTCTAAAACAATTGAGCAGCAAACCACTGCTCGTGAGACAACGGATCTGGGTGAAAAAAAATTGTCTGAAGATATTGCTAGAGAAACTGTCTGCTTTAATGTGGAAGAAATCCACAAGTTGCTCCCTCATCGTTATCCTTTTGCCCTAGTGGATCGAATCATTCAATATGTCCCTGGGGAATTGGCGGTGGGAATGAAAAATGTCACTTTTAATGAGCCGCATTTTCAAGGACATTTTCCCGGAAAACCCATTATGCCTGGGGTGTTAATTGTCGAGGCAATGGCTCAAGTGGGGGGAATTGTTCTGAGTCAACATCCTGAATTACCTCATGGGAAAATTTGGTTGTTTGCTGGAATTGATGAGGTGCGCTTTCGGCGTCCGGTGGTGCCGGGAGATCAGTTGAAAATGACCACAAAACTGCTGGTGGTAAAGCGCAAGCGGGTCGCCAAAATGGAGGCGATCGCCTTAGTCGATGGCCAGAAAGTTTGCGAAGGAACTCTGATGTTTTCCTTGGCGGACTGA
- the lpxC gene encoding UDP-3-O-acyl-N-acetylglucosamine deacetylase codes for MTLAAGFELSGVGLHTGNFTTVKVLPAQKSSLADSWRYFVRVDLPGKPAIATHVDAVHQTTLSTELASGEARVRTVEHLLAALAGMGVSHARIEIDGPEVPLLDGSALPWAQEILRVGLVPATQFKTPQDPTNSLTLPKNPLPKKLKTPVWVRQNDAFVAALPADELRFSYAIDFDLPAIGRQWYSWSPDRARGQEGFRESFMAEIAPARTFGLAHQIDQLRAAGLIKGGSLENALVCSPSGWLNPPLRFANEPVRHKILDLVGDLSLLGSFPVAHFVAYKASHHLHIKLTRLLSKA; via the coding sequence ATGACTTTGGCCGCAGGGTTTGAACTGTCTGGGGTGGGTTTACATACAGGGAATTTCACCACGGTCAAAGTGCTGCCTGCCCAGAAATCATCCCTTGCGGACTCCTGGCGTTACTTTGTCCGGGTTGATTTGCCGGGAAAACCCGCGATCGCCACTCATGTAGATGCAGTCCATCAAACCACCCTTTCTACGGAGTTAGCCAGTGGTGAGGCTAGGGTGAGAACCGTAGAACATCTCCTCGCAGCCTTAGCGGGAATGGGGGTTAGCCACGCCAGAATTGAAATTGATGGCCCGGAAGTGCCGCTGTTAGATGGGTCAGCCCTACCTTGGGCGCAAGAAATTCTCCGGGTGGGACTGGTGCCCGCCACCCAGTTCAAAACTCCACAAGACCCAACCAACTCCCTGACCCTGCCCAAAAATCCCCTGCCCAAAAAGCTTAAGACTCCGGTATGGGTGCGCCAAAATGATGCCTTTGTCGCCGCGTTACCAGCGGATGAACTGCGCTTTAGTTATGCGATCGATTTTGATTTACCGGCGATCGGTCGGCAGTGGTATAGTTGGTCGCCAGATCGCGCCAGGGGGCAGGAGGGATTTCGCGAAAGCTTTATGGCAGAAATTGCCCCCGCTCGGACTTTTGGGTTAGCCCACCAAATTGACCAACTGCGAGCCGCCGGTTTAATTAAAGGTGGCAGCTTAGAAAATGCCCTGGTTTGCAGCCCATCTGGTTGGCTAAATCCGCCCTTGCGGTTTGCAAATGAACCAGTCCGTCATAAAATTCTAGACTTAGTGGGAGATTTGAGCTTGCTGGGCAGCTTTCCCGTAGCTCATTTTGTGGCCTATAAAGCCAGCCATCACCTACATATCAAACTTACTCGCTTACTTAGTAAAGCTTGA